Below is a genomic region from Raphanus sativus cultivar WK10039 chromosome 4, ASM80110v3, whole genome shotgun sequence.
ctgaaaccgtttccacttgctgcggcttgatacacaaagacatactctatgcgttttgagtatctcgagcaagtttcgaacttgtctatcactgtaacatgaatgggaggactgcttggagtcatcatcatttctgctggtaatgagtagctaatctccacagtcactgatctcatgtccaggttataatcttcttgagccattgcaacaagttcagcatgtgttgaatcttcattcaataaaacaatcttgctcctttgagatcatcaaccacaaaatcccaacggaaatctctcaacaaccattctccatacactgcatgtaacttaaaaatcatctgcaaatattcaaaataaaacacattagtaaacatagagaaaatgaagaagttcaacaacattatcgcagacgacttagatttaagtcgtccagaagacttaaaggtaagtcgtctaaagaggtcacttttgcaattgaaaattaaaagggacgacttaattctaagtcgtccggctttgtttgtaaaaaaaaaaattcagacgacttatatataagtcgtctacgaaaaacgggctagttttgcatttgaccgaatcgtgtcagatctttgactatttctggacgacttataaatcagtcgtctctggaaaataaaaatttcaatattttattcaaactagacgacttacacgtaagtcgtcccaggttagttttgtaattgaaaaaataaaacttgaaatttaactttctccagacgacttaactaaaagtcgtccagctagacgacttaatttaaggtcgtccgggataagcaaggtttggacgacttaattgggaaaaattctggacgactttgctttccccggacgactttaaattaagtcttctgacgggacgactttatattatgtcgtctggtaaaaattaaattatgaagttttatttttcaactacaaaactaacctaagacgacttacacgtaagtcgtctagtttaataaaatattgaaattttaactttccgagagacgactgaattataagtcgtccagaaatagtcaaagatctgacacgattcggtcaaatgcaaaactagcctgtttctcgtagacgacttatatataagtcgtctggactgttttttttcaccaaacaaagctggacgacttagtttaagtcgtccgtttgaccagaagactcatcagtaagtcttctacatacagatgacttacttgtaagtcttctacgcgaacagattttgaaaaaaattcaaattcgtaccttcaactaggtgagatgactttgtttgcacacagggtcttctccaaccacccagaacctcaaacgaaagcaaccgtaagtcaaaacgaaagaaatatggctccaaacaattttgaatcaaaagcttcagttttttggatgaatatggagagaaagtgaaagaaatgttgtttttagttcataacaattgaaacagagagagtgtaaagagatttacgtgcattaaagggcattaaaagctccaaacagttcgtacaaggttgttcccactattcatggcagtggcaatattgtaaatacttgaagaaaatgaggttgagacagtaaagaagccattttcgaaaaaaaaaaaaaaaaagggttaatggcattttcgtagataaaatgcagatgtggggttaaaaactcaaaaaaaaaatgagtcaaaagaaaaggttagttttctgtttgaattcaagttttgagtcacttttgcaataagcccttgatataatttttaatttaattaaaaattgtgtaattaatgattttttggaATCTATTTTCTAATTGGCTAAAAGGgggtttaatatatattttaatcttaatttttaaattaaagacAAAAAGTTAATAACCTAAAATTGTAAGTATCTTGAAACAGATGGTGTAAATTGTGCATGGTAAGATAACAAATATACTATCTGGATGAAATGGTTAGGAGTCTAGAAGTTTAGTGTTAGAAGCAATGTTCAAATCCTATTTGTTgcaaaattttcattaaaattagTGCTAAGACAAGGTAGTATTGGAAAAGTTAAAACTGTCAAATACAGCACCTATATACGACAGAAACTGCGGATAAAGTTGCAAAAATACTACATTGTTGCGCAAAAACCCttgttttcaattatttatttaaaaaaactgaaaatcatgaattatattttatatctaaacgaaatgaaactattttctgtttatagataaaaattatgaattatattttatatttttcattttaaatgtttttagtgttttattataaaaatgagtTTTAATAAGTGGTtggtataaaaaaaatttgggcaACCACTAAAAGTaaacatgtttaatctatccAAAATTAACCTAACACTTTCACCAATTAAAAGCTGCCATGCGTGGCTCATCAAAActttttaacaagtttaaagtTTCATCAAAActttttaacaagtttaaaatcaACACCTTCGTCTTATTGTGTTAATAAAGAACAAACAATTTAACCCCTCTTTGGAAACTCGGTAGGTGCTATACGTGTGTTCGGGTTGGGCCTAGTTTTAAGCGGGGATTAAGCGGAAATTACGCGGAGCctagttttaaaaatcagaGATTAAGCGGGGATTACGCTGAAcctagttttaaatttattttatatttttttaaatacatgtattataaatatataatatgtggtTTATGCGTAAGTCTCCAAAAAAATTTTAATGGCGTAGTGGTTGCTGCCCTAAATTTGTGTCTCTCTAACCTGGGTTCGACTACCCCCTTCCCTCTGTTTtgcctttttacaaaaaaaaacaagtggtatttttgtaaatatctTATCATCTTCCTCATTTATTTTTCTGGGTTTTCAGGGTTTTGCAACGTTTTTGTTAgtcatcatatttttttctttctaatctTCATCATTGTTGCGTTTTAATCATGTTTAACACTCTAAAATATAGATTAGCTGTATATTAACAGATTTCGAGTGGTAGAATGACGAAAACAAAGATTTTTTTGTACAATCCGCCTATTTCACCGAGTTGGAGCTAATCGTCACGGTCAGGGACCGCCGAGCGTTTAACCGCCGCAAATCCGGGTACGGCGGCCGTGTTTTATAACAGGGAATTTAACTAAGTGGTCTTGGTTTATGGTCTAGTGGTAAAAGGATTCCGGCTGAAGCTTTCTCCATGGGTTCGATTCCCCTTCAATGGCAAGAAAACCCGGATTTCCATAGACTTCGTAGTGATTAGTCTTTGAgtttagaaaaatttaaaattacattacggttataaaaagaaaaagaaaaacaactgtTGGATGAATAATTCAACACCCTCAATGCACTGGTCCAACAACAACATAAAATTATGTACACCAACAAATTATAAACAATGAGAAATGAGAGAAGAGTTGTTGTGGTTGTGAAGATGTGAGTTAGCAAGATGTAGAATTTTTACATCTTCGTAACATCTCTCATATTTTGAAGTAAAAGTATCTCCAATTTCACTatacatttattatataataaaaattgaattattagaataatttttttaattttaccaaTAATTCATTTTCAACTACAAAATAAAGTGAAACTAGGGCAAAACTTCGTTAAATTATAGATTTGttcattcttttaaaaaaaatctgagtAGTACATTGCAAatgttttcattgttttttacTTCTTTTAACCCCTATTCGTAAGACATTTTCGAAATGTGTTATGTGTAAAACTATGAAAACTACTTCATTTTACGGTATATGTGGATTAAATTTTatgaacataaaattatattattcttATTCGATGATATGGTGCATACAGTAATATAACTGCATTTTAagtgtaaaatgaaaaaataacaccaatatatttagaaatactAAGAAAATTAAAGATAAAGTTCAGtgtgaataaaaaatatacaatatatttattatatttatataaaatgtatgtatatattaattttaaatttttatttttattgagaccatatatttacataaagttttgttaatatattattatattttatcgaattatgtaaaattttacACTGATCTAACttcaaatatgtaaaatttatagtatttaatattttattgaatattaatttaagaGTTTCTACTGTATATAAAGACAACTATATTTCTATGATATtgactattcttttttttttctttttggcatcAATTGACTATTCTTTTAAAAGgatattattctattttattctGGCACGAAAGAAGATTCATTGATTGTGTAAGAAGTGCTCTTGGTTGATCAAAAAAGTAAATGCATTAATTGAAAAACGAGTTATATACCAAATCGTAAACTGCACGTTTGATTTTTCGTCATTTTGTGAATTACCAATCAATGGATGACAGTTCACACGGATCGGTTTCTTTTATATAACCGACAACATGAAGGCTCGTCTTTCTTCTAAGCAGACTCTCTTTGGAGTTTTGGGACTCAAGAAAATCTCTcacatggcttcttcttctgttaTGGGACAAGTGAGTACGGCAATGCAACCTCAAGTCTTCATAAACTTCCGCGGATCTGAGCTGCGGAGAAGCTTCATAGCCTTTCTCGAGCCTGCCATGAGAGAAGCAAATATAAACGTCTTCATAGACGAACTAGAGCTTATGGGCACAGACCTAGAAAACCTTTTGGTGAGGATTGAGGAATCAAAGGTCGCACTGGCGATCTTCTCTAGGGATTACACCAGCTCGGTATGGTGTCTCGACGAGCTTGTCAAGATTAAGGAATGTAAGGATCAGCGCGGTCTTAAAGTGATTCCCATCTTCTACAAGCTTGAACCTTCAGTCGTGAAATATCTTCAAGGAAGCTTTGGCGATAATTTCAGGAATCTGAAGCGCAATCATCAACACGAGCCTCTGAAAACCCAAAAATGGGAGGAAGCTTTAACTTCCATTACTGAAACAATTGGGATGCGCTTGCCAGAACAAAGGTTTTTCTTTGGTCTTTGATAGTAAGAACTATATATCCCCTTTATGGTTTATAGGTTTTTGgagttttattataaataggtTATTAGTTGCTGTTTTTGACTAAATAAATAGGTTATTTTCATTGGGTGTTGTCACTGATTAAATTTATTAAGCTTTTGTAGCTTTTCTCCCGCTTACGGTAGGCTGCTTCTTAAGAGTATTGAGGTCTAAATGAACCTTAGAAGTTTTGGTTTAGCTAGATGATTCTCTAactaaattaacatataatCTTGCATATTTTCTAACTTTTGGGTGTACTTATTAAGTTTGAATTTATCCttcacatatatgatatatcatatatatttgagCTTAAaagcttaattattttttcttttaaaataaacaaaatgataAACCTGTTTTAGTGTTAACAAACGTAAAAGCTACATCTAGATATATATGAACATGAGAGCATGTGGCTGTTACTTACCCTTCATTTTTGACTAGTGATATAACACCTTTTGTGTTCTCAAGTTTTATGTCAAGCTTAAGACCAATGTATTTTGTTACTTTTGTTTCTAAAAACAGGAGAATTTTGTAATAATGGTAAAGTTTATTTCATGCATTTCTGTAAAATAGCAATTTGTAAATATAGAGTAAACAATATATAGAGAAATGATAAATCTTCTCctatatatagaagaagaaatagcaGTTAGATGAAAAAATAGAGATGGTATAAACGTTTTTATTTCTAAATGTTATAACAGACAATAATATAGAGATGAATTAATGCTTTAATTCTAAATGTTATTACAGACCAAAATATCGAAATGTAAAGACGTTTTTTCGACAAAAAGGCTCTTTATCTGTAAATTCTTTAGCTATGACTTCAGTCACGACAAACTAGTTGATCCATTGATATCGTGCGACTTGTATTGTATGACAGTGACAGGTCCGATAAAGAGTTCATAAATTCAATCGTGGAAGAGGTTAAAAAATTGCTGGCGAGTATCCCCATTGTAGAAAAACCTCCAAGAGAAGTAAAGAACCAGTCAAGCGGACTTTTCTTTGTCCCTGCAAGGAGACTTGAAATTACTCATTCGGAGAATCCTGAAAACTGGACATGGAGTTCTATCTACGATGGGCAAAGGTAGTATTtaaaatcttttcttttgtaatttccCTCCTCAAGGGGTTAAACTATATTTACTAAAACTAGACCTGATTATGTTTGCAGCAAAGCAGACATTGAAGTGGCAACGCTGATTAAGGTGTACTGGCTACATATAACCGGGAATTTTCACACAAGGAAGCTAACACCGGGGACAAAGTACGAGGTAGTGTTCATTTTGAACTTAGATGATACAGCATCCGGATGGGAGGAGCCAGTAACCCTAAAGCTGAAGCTGGAACATCGTGGTGGACGCCAGAGTATACAGGAGCGTACTCTGAGCTTAGATGACTACATTGACGACGGCAATAATTGGGTGGATATTCAAGTTGGAGATTTTGAGGCACCGCCAAAGAGTGCGGCCGCCAAGATCTTCTTTTCTTTGCATCAATACGTTGACACTGATCGGAAAGATGGCCTCGTGGTAAAAGGTGTTGCAATACGCCCCAAGGCCATGGACCATGTCACTATATGAATGGAGAATCATACTTGATCTTTTAATATCTAATTCAGTTTTTCCTTTATGAAACGTGGTTTACGTCGCCTACTTTATTTGTTAGCTGATGAACCTTTGTTTGGTTTTATCCATTACTTTTTTATAATTGCATTCATAATTTAGTTTCTTGAGTATAAGGTTTGGGTTTGTGAGGTTACATAATCGTGCAAACAAGGAATTGTGAAAGTGGTCAATAGCTTATAAGAAAACTCACAGTCTCAAATACTAATAAGTACTTGGGATTTGGTTTTCAAGAAGATCAGAATTCAGAAGTTGCGACCCTCGGGCTTCAGGtgagatgtatatatatatattttagcgGTCCTGATGCTTTCGTGACAATCATTGGAGAACATTGTGATCTTGCATGCTCAATTGGTGGACAGCATCGGGGAAATGTATTACATCGTAATTAAACCAACATGGATTTCACAACTCTTAATATCCCAAAACACTACGATCGGGGTCTTCGTCTATCCACCTCAAACTCCCATCTAAGGGGTGGATACCTTCGGAGTCGGCAATTGGGTATTTAGGATTTCGGGTATTTTGATATAGGTGAATAGCATGTTTGGGTATCTATGtacttcggatcgggttcagGTATTTTTAGTTTGGGTTTCGGTTATTTCTGGTCGGATTAAGATATTTAGGTGATGATTGTTTTcctagtttttagattttagtttctggtttttggtttttagattttggcttctagattttagtttttgatttttggttttttattttgcagtaaattttggtttttggagAATCATGAATGgttgttttagattttgatttttagttcttggtttttgattttaaaattagtaaaataaattagtaataatagtaaaaatttattgtcaaaataataaaatagaaaaaactaTCATCAAAACAGtcatcaaattattttaatacaaaaactACAAATACAAATTAGAACTTTCAAAATCACATATTTTTgcagaaaatttataatacatatatttattaatagtaACTAAATAGATTCAATTGTATGCGTAGAATTTTACTATATATGAATTAGtttcatataaaaattagaataaaatacataaataatagtttcaaattttttataaatatttataaagttgtATAAATAAGTCTACATATATggtaaagtaaataaataataattattttttaaaactaatatatttattaataattaatttttcaaaattaactaTCTAAATCTACACATattgtataataaataataattaattttttaaaaaactaacagaataattatattttttaaaaaaatgacagaagaataaaatttatattattcagctattgtatataaatttatagcaaaattttaaaaatacaaaattaattaaaaatgtaacaaatttactataaaaattatgttacaAATATTGATTAAAACATAACAATTCTTGCTTATAAAAGTAGTGTAGTTAAAACCtacacaagttttttttaaactaaaattctAAAGTTTATGTGTATTTTGTCTGTGTTCCGTAGAATACTATGTGTaggttttatatgatttactACATAATtaaagttgttattttttaaaagaagaagaacatcaATTTTTTGGACGTGCTTGTTGTAGAGAAAACCAAGAAAAtgtagattttagattttaggaAGAAAGTAGTGATAAGAGCCAAAAACTAGTTTCCCTAAAAAATAGGAAATCTATTTGATCAAAATCATGATTGGACAAAAAACAGTTTTtggaaaatcaaaaactaaaaaccagtTTAGAAACTACAAACAATCAACCtctagattttaaaagaaaaaaaaattaatttttcattttttaaatttcttgtatttaaaaagtTAGCTTTcaattaacttatttttttatttttaatagattgaatgattaatagatttggaagTAACATTTCagaaataaatagatattaatttggctattatttttagaatttggatataatttttgttaatacatgaaacaaaaagtttgataGTTATTTTAAGTGagtatcaaatcattttttccgtaattatatgatcttaaaatatgtataacattaatataaatattttaaataatacgaaagatgtaaactagaaatataagggtaaatataaatatgtttggttatcttcggatatccattcggggcCGGATATAATCCGTTCAGGTTCGGATATTCAATCTCTCATTATTCAATACATGTTCAggtattttgctattttgaTTTCGGTTCAATTTTTTTGGATTGGAATCGAATACGGATTTGGGTATTGGATAAAATGACCACCCATGTACCCATCCATCTCCGTGTTAAAGTTTTAAaacctaaaaacaaaaaaataagttttcCTTATAGcaattattcaaaaatattattcttttattaaataataaaaaattcaacattttgatattatttttttagatttaagctTCATTAGTTTTCTTACAATAAgccatatttataaatataaacacagTAACTTTATtgtttactaaatatttttaaaatgatattcatTAATATTGAttgacaaaataaattatttataaaaatacaaacgtttatatattaattatgtcgaataagttataaaattacacaatataaaatcaaactataaaaatatatttaatcactttatcatataaatcaaatatacaCAACTataatagtaaaaaaatattcaccACGGAGGCACATATCAAATTTTAGTgttattattatgaaaaaaacaaaataaatttgtgtACATATAAATAGAGGGCAGTTTACAAAAAGGAAACCCGATAATTTGATTTGAAATGCAAAACTATATCACATATTCAATCAAATGCaaatataacactaaaattaCGTAACTGTCCTCATATGACCAAAaagaaaacttataaatatttttatgagtaAAGCTTTGAGAAGTCTGAAGAAACAGTCAACCTTGCTAAAAAGTCCTTTTGAAGAAATCTGCTTTGGAAAAATTAGTGGCCATTgctattaaatattttagagaCCTGTTTTGCAACTTCAAACCCACATCTCATTGAGGAGACCTTAGCCAATATCACGGTAACAATTTCTGACCAACTGATGCAGATCTTACGCCTCCTGTTTCGGAATGGGGAGTAAAACTGCCTTTATTTGCAATGCATCGAAAGAAGCACCTGGACCGGATAGCCTCACAGTcctattttatcaaaaattataggATATTGTGgaagaataatataaaaattggtGCGGTCAATTACATTATTGGTGTCCTTGTAATAGGGTCCATaagatatatacatacacatatttttttttaaggacTTTAGTATAAGGaaaccaataatgatgctcttactGCATAGTGCTTCAACATGAGTAAACTTGAATGTTGAACAAAGGTGTGGTGTATACCCCATcctctttattattttttaaaaataattaattcaaaatttatgtCCACCaactaaatatacattataGGAGATACTccataaaaataaagtttgatCCACCTTTAAGGACgaatagattttgatccgcgcttccgaagcgcaggtattatttttcatttttatgaaaaatattatttgtttgtaaattattgaatgtatttatcttattaaaactttccttataataaattcgacatatTAGAGTGCCTCTGGTAAACTATATGTTTctctgattttattttattcattttcaattaatatatttatttggcttattgttaaaataaatgattttagaatataactgtacaatacttttacattgatattttgtttaaacaatgtgacatatttctatattaattaaatatttacattgtaatttgtatacaattcaacatatttgtctaatttgttgttaaaaagaaatgattttgaattcaaataTACAGtacttttttattgttttttcttcagttcatataatttttttaaataaatttctttcaatataagctatatcaaaaattagtcaactaaagaatctataaacaattatttacatagcaatataacatatttatatataaattcagtttaatatataaattatttattactgccatatttaaaatgaaagtttattgatatattCTTAGGTTGCTACAAAGCAACCCGTACCGAAAATGATCCAACTCGAACCTCCTacgatatttataatattcgaatgatatttatttaatttaaaaatctaggggaaaaatattgtgtatcacgaaaacatatatgatcaattagtggtttcctaaaatgtaggaagtttaaatggatttgctgattttatttggataaagatatgtttttaataaaaatacaatccaaattttcaaacaatttttttaactacaatccaagtttccaaacaatttttttaactacaatccaagtttccaaacaaatttattctttataaatgctatccaag
It encodes:
- the LOC108853925 gene encoding protein PHLOEM PROTEIN 2-LIKE A8; protein product: MKARLSSKQTLFGVLGLKKISHMASSSVMGQVSTAMQPQVFINFRGSELRRSFIAFLEPAMREANINVFIDELELMGTDLENLLVRIEESKVALAIFSRDYTSSVWCLDELVKIKECKDQRGLKVIPIFYKLEPSVVKYLQGSFGDNFRNLKRNHQHEPLKTQKWEEALTSITETIGMRLPEQSDRSDKEFINSIVEEVKKLLASIPIVEKPPREVKNQSSGLFFVPARRLEITHSENPENWTWSSIYDGQSKADIEVATLIKVYWLHITGNFHTRKLTPGTKYEVVFILNLDDTASGWEEPVTLKLKLEHRGGRQSIQERTLSLDDYIDDGNNWVDIQVGDFEAPPKSAAAKIFFSLHQYVDTDRKDGLVVKGVAIRPKAMDHVTI